A region of the Candidatus Methylomirabilota bacterium genome:
GGCGGTCACCGAGTCCGTGGGCCAGTCGCTCGGCAAGATCGGCTCCCGCGTCGAGCGAATCGTCCACCGCCTGATCGACGAGGTCGCCGACACGCTCGAGCAGCGGGCGGTACCCGCCCTGACCTCGGCGGCGACCGCGTGGCTCAACAGCCTGCTCGACCTCGGGCCGGAGAGCCGCGCCCGGCGCCCGGCGGGAAGCCGCCCCGACCCGGTCTAACCTCCGACCCATCGTTCCGCGACGGCGGGTCGCGCCGCTGCGACGCAGGCGGCGGGCCCGCCGTCGTGTATCATGGGGGGCGTGGCCCCCGGTTCCGGGGACGAGCTCACGTCCAACGAGCGAGCCCGTCTCGCCCCGTACGTCACCGACCTCGACGGCCCCGTCTTCGCCCTCACGAACTTGCCCGAGGTGGTGAAGGGGGCGCTGTTCGCCCGCTACTCGCGCTCTCCCAAGTCGCTGCGGCGGCTGTTCCTCGACGAGTTCGCCGACCGCGATGCCGGCGCGCCGCCACCGCCGGCGGTCGGGGTCTCACGGGCGGAGAGCCTCTACGAGCGGGTGTTCGTCGAGTACGGCGACGATTCGGTGGCCCAGCTCGGGGGTGTCCACCTCGCCTGCGAAGGGGTCTCGAACATCCTGACCAAGCTCCTCGAGTGGGGTCGACTGATGGCCTACCTCGAGCAGTCGACGCGGTACATCCCGTACACCGACCGTCCCGGCGGGCGGTGGCGCTACCACGTCCCCGAGGA
Encoded here:
- a CDS encoding thymidylate synthase; the protein is MAPGSGDELTSNERARLAPYVTDLDGPVFALTNLPEVVKGALFARYSRSPKSLRRLFLDEFADRDAGAPPPPAVGVSRAESLYERVFVEYGDDSVAQLGGVHLACEGVSNILTKLLEWGRLMAYLEQSTRYIPYTDRPGGRWRYHVPE